The sequence AGCCGCTCCCGGGTCCGGCCGCGAGCCCTGCCGGTCCGGCCACGGGTCCTCCGGGTCCCGCCGCGAGCCCCGCGGGTCCGGCCGCGAGTCCTGTCGCGGGTCGTGCGGGTTCGTACCGCGTGGCGCGCTCACTTCGCCTCAGCCGCCCAGCGCTGCGCGAGGGCCTCCGCCTTGCGCACCGCATCGGCGACCGCCTCGGGGCCGCCCTCGGCCCGCCCCGCCGCGTAGCCGACCAGGAAGGTCGTGAGCGGCGCCGCCGGGCGGTCGACACCGTGGGCCGCGTCGCGGGCGAGGTCGAGCAGCAGACGTACGTCCACGTCGAGGGTGATGCCGAGTTCGGCCTTGACCGCGGAAATCCATTCATCCAGCACGTGACCATGCTCCCTGATCCGGTCCCGGGCGGCGGCGAGGTCCTCCCAGGTGTCGCAGTCGAAGGAGACGCGCTCCTCATCGGGCACCCGGACGAGGTCCAGCGGGCCGAGCAACCGCCGCAGGGACAGCCCGCCGGTCCTCACCTGCCCGCCGGTCCCCCGCGGCAGTACTCCGGGCGTGCTGTCCGGCCCGTCCTTCAGGCGTTCCAGGCCCTCGCGCAGCGGCGCGGTGCGGTAGACGGCGGTGAGGTACTGCTCGCGGCCGTCCGCGTCGACGTAGAGGGCGCCGTCCTTCTCGGGCGCCGCGTCGAGCGCGGCGTGCAGGCGGGTCAGGGCGGCGGAGGTGAGGAAGGGGAGGTCGGCGGAGAGCAGGCACAGGCGCGCGGCGGTGACGTGGCGCAGCCCCGCGTCGAGCGCGGCGAGCGGCCCGCCGCCCGGCGGGTCCTCGCGCGCCCACACGACGGGCCGCGCGACGGGGCGCGGCACGGCGACGACGACGGTCGTACGGGCTCCCTCGCACGCGGTGAGCACCCGGTCGAGGAGCGTCCGGGCGCCGACGCGCAGCCCCGGCTTGTCCGCGCCCCCGAGCCGCCGCGCCCCGCCCCCGGCGAGCACGACGGCGTCGTACGCCCCGGACGCGCCGCCCGCCCCGCCTCCACGCCCCACGCGCACCTCCGCCGTCGCCCCGCCCGCGTCCGCGCCGGACCCACCGGGCCGGGCGGTGGGAGCCGGGTCACCGCCGTCCTGCCCCGCCCCGGGACCCGCGCCGCCCCCCGCCCTCGCCACCGCGCCGCCCTCAGCCGTCGCCACCGCGCCTCCCCCCGCCGTCGCCCCCACC comes from Streptomyces sp. Tu6071 and encodes:
- a CDS encoding DUF6457 domain-containing protein translates to MRVGRGGGAGGASGAYDAVVLAGGGARRLGGADKPGLRVGARTLLDRVLTACEGARTTVVVAVPRPVARPVVWAREDPPGGGPLAALDAGLRHVTAARLCLLSADLPFLTSAALTRLHAALDAAPEKDGALYVDADGREQYLTAVYRTAPLREGLERLKDGPDSTPGVLPRGTGGQVRTGGLSLRRLLGPLDLVRVPDEERVSFDCDTWEDLAAARDRIREHGHVLDEWISAVKAELGITLDVDVRLLLDLARDAAHGVDRPAAPLTTFLVGYAAGRAEGGPEAVADAVRKAEALAQRWAAEAK